A section of the Candidatus Manganitrophus noduliformans genome encodes:
- a CDS encoding methyl-accepting chemotaxis protein, with protein sequence MARQQGRSMKTWTNGSISKKLYVVILIYCSIIVTASLLSYFGMGILSGVRAYVGAEGVWSRHQKEGAYYLARYATTREEVHYQAYLNAIEVMLSDKKVRLELEKPNPDWALARQGFIGGKVHPDDIDIMIFLFRQFRQLDYIAKAIEIWAEGDRLISDLQVLGEALHREVSSGGVASARVDMIMKDLDALNRELTNLEQAFSATLGEASRWVKGLLLKVILGVSFTFLAGGLAISLSLSRSIIEKLKRVSEIAARVASGDLTLRSEVGQLDEIGRFAQTFNTMTQNLREMILQIREKAAQVSAASEEMSASGQQMGSNSDQTEKLASTVSSASEQTSRNVQAVATAAEEMTATLKEISQNVMKATQITSEAVQMAQGTNRTISKLGESSAEIGKVIKVITSIAEQTNLLALNAAIEAARAGEAGKGFAVVANEVKDLAKKTAKATEEIGQKIGVIQTDTKEAVSAIGEITGIITQINEIATTIAGAIEEQTATTNEISRSVTEAAQGTGEVTESIDGVVFAAKGTAERATAILDASQRLAKMSSDLMSLVGKFQADPTGERGRGDRSHFGSILWKDPEPVENR encoded by the coding sequence ATGGCTCGACAACAAGGTCGATCGATGAAAACATGGACGAATGGATCGATTTCAAAAAAATTATATGTGGTGATCCTGATTTACTGTTCCATCATCGTCACGGCTTCTCTTCTCAGTTATTTCGGGATGGGCATCCTTTCGGGGGTTCGTGCTTATGTCGGCGCGGAGGGGGTCTGGTCGAGACATCAAAAAGAGGGGGCTTATTATCTTGCCCGATACGCGACCACACGGGAGGAGGTCCATTATCAGGCCTATTTGAACGCCATCGAGGTGATGCTTTCAGATAAGAAGGTGAGATTGGAACTGGAGAAACCGAATCCCGACTGGGCGCTTGCTCGTCAAGGATTCATCGGGGGAAAAGTCCACCCGGACGATATCGACATCATGATCTTCTTATTCAGACAATTTCGTCAGCTGGACTATATCGCTAAAGCAATCGAGATTTGGGCCGAGGGGGACCGTCTCATCTCCGATCTCCAAGTGTTGGGAGAGGCACTGCATCGAGAGGTTTCTTCCGGAGGAGTCGCCTCTGCCAGGGTCGACATGATAATGAAAGATCTGGATGCTCTCAATAGAGAGTTGACGAATTTGGAACAGGCATTTTCCGCGACCTTAGGCGAAGCTTCCCGATGGGTGAAAGGGTTGCTCCTAAAAGTGATATTGGGGGTGTCATTCACCTTTTTGGCGGGGGGGCTGGCGATTTCTCTCTCGCTTTCTCGCTCGATTATCGAAAAGTTAAAGCGCGTTTCAGAGATTGCCGCCCGGGTCGCCTCCGGGGATCTGACCCTTCGAAGCGAAGTCGGTCAATTGGATGAGATCGGACGTTTCGCCCAAACGTTCAACACGATGACGCAAAATCTCCGGGAAATGATTCTCCAGATCCGCGAAAAGGCGGCACAGGTGTCAGCCGCATCTGAAGAGATGTCGGCTTCAGGCCAGCAGATGGGATCGAACTCCGACCAGACGGAGAAATTGGCGAGCACCGTCTCCTCGGCGAGCGAGCAGACCAGCCGCAACGTGCAGGCGGTTGCCACCGCGGCGGAAGAGATGACCGCCACATTAAAAGAGATCTCCCAAAATGTAATGAAGGCGACCCAGATTACGTCCGAGGCGGTGCAGATGGCACAGGGGACCAATCGGACAATCAGCAAGCTCGGGGAGAGCAGCGCGGAGATCGGGAAAGTCATCAAAGTAATCACATCGATTGCCGAGCAGACGAACTTATTGGCGTTGAACGCGGCGATCGAAGCGGCGCGTGCGGGAGAAGCGGGGAAAGGCTTTGCGGTAGTGGCCAACGAAGTCAAAGATCTGGCGAAGAAGACGGCCAAAGCGACGGAGGAGATCGGGCAGAAGATCGGGGTGATCCAGACCGACACGAAAGAGGCGGTCTCCGCGATCGGAGAGATCACCGGGATCATCACCCAGATCAACGAGATCGCCACCACGATCGCGGGAGCGATCGAAGAGCAGACGGCGACGACCAACGAGATCAGCCGCTCGGTGACGGAGGCGGCGCAAGGGACGGGAGAGGTCACCGAGAGCATCGATGGGGTGGTCTTCGCGGCGAAGGGGACGGCGGAAAGGGCGACCGCTATCCTGGACGCCTCTCAAAGGCTTGCCAAAATGAGCAGCGACCTCATGTCGCTGGTCGGCAAATTCCAAGCGGATCCAACAGGGGAGAGAGGGCGAGGCGATCGGTCTCATTTTGGATCCATCCTGTGGAAGGACCCGGAACCGGTCGAGAACCGTTGA